The genomic segment ttcaactcatgtCTTAGAGAAAGACCCACTTAACTGGCTATTTGGGCCACAGCATGCAAGTGCAGCACATTATCTTCCCAGAGATACAAGTACCACTTCCATTCCTCTGATTCCCTCTTAAGAGTACGCATCCGTGCTACTGCATTAGAAACCTCCTTGTTGACTCAAGAATAAGTAGTAATATATATGTTTTGAGAAAACTAAAGAGTATGATGTGAATGGCTGTGATGCATACAGACATGGTTACCTATGATTTCGTATCTCATTAAAGATTTTGTGTAGCATTTTCAGACTCATACTTTGTCGAGAGACCTAAAGTTACTTATTTCTCAGTCTCAAATGCCTTTGTATCTGAAACAATACAATACTTCAGGAGCAAAGTAGGTGGATGCCCATCCAATCATTTGATAGCCATAGATCCATGCAATTTCAGCTACCAGCTCACATGTTGAGATGCAAGAAAACATGCACAGAGATATAGCATATGATATTTGTACATCTTCATGCATGTTGATATGCAATGGGACAATTAGTGGTGCATCAAACCAAATGATGATCCGATAAGAATTTGATGTTACCCACCTCCAAATACATGATGAGTGAGTTActcaaatttaaatataaaattttaatttatgatgaataaatatttttttttatccgaACATGATTCGAATCGGATCCAACTTCAACCAAGCATCTACAAATATGACTGCTGCCACCGCAAACTCATAAGTTGAGCTGCAAGAAAACATACACAGAGATATAACATATGATATTTGTACTAGTATGCATCTACAAATTGTACATCTTCACGCATGTTCATGTGTAATCGGACAATTAGTGGTGCGTCAAACCAAATGATGATCCGATAAGAATTTGATGTTACCCACCCTCAAATACATGATGAGTGActcaaatttaaatataaaattttaatttatgataaataaataaaatttttgatccGAACATGATCCGAATCCGATCCAACCTCAACCTAGCATCTACAAATATGACTGCTACCACGACAAACTCACGTCTCTACGCATCCCACCGGTCCCATTCCCAGCTTGATGGTGGGAAGCCACAACCACCACACATTCCACTCAAAATTTCCCACACAAAATCTCAACTACCATATCCATCCACAAACTCCCCCACCCTTTTAAAACCCCAGTCGGCCGTTGGACCAATGAAACCACGGAAactctctcttcttttaaaAGCTCACGGGAAAGGGGAGAGTTTTGAGATGTTGATAACCGGAGCTGTCTCGCACTCCTTCCTCGCCCTCtactccccttcttcctcccccAGAACTCTaatctctcctcttctccccAAGAGGCGGAGGCTCTTCTCGAGCCTCCTCCcgccctccttctcctcttctccctcttccgtAGCTAGGAGAACACTCGGTCGCCGGAATTCCACCATGAGTGCGAGTTCTGCCGTCCGAGGATCGGCTCAGAAGCTCGAGAACGCCGACGGGCTCATTGATTCTGTCGAAACCTTCATCTTTGATTGCGATGGTgaactcctttctctctttgcaCCCACTTTATTAGAATTATATTGTAGAATTGAGAAATCGAGATGGATTCCTCTTCTGGTGTTTTATATTGGTTTTGTTTGGATTGCAGGAGTTATATGGAAAGGGGATAGTTTGATCGATGGGGTGCCGGAAACTCTCGATATGCTGCGGTCAAAAGttagtctttttttttaaccttttgCGGGTCCATCTGTTGTTATTAGTTGATTGGTAGGTTAGAATGATCAGGTAgattgaaaaatatgaatatagatTATTGTGTGGTTGTGAGATATTTGcttttatttgttttgtttaGGGAAAAAGATTGGTTTTTGTCACTAACAATTCAACGAAGTCGAGGAAGCAATATGGGAAGAAATTTGAGACGCTTGGTTTGAGTGTCAATGAGGTGTGTTTTGATGTCGCTGCTTTgtgcaaatttattttttatttttcaactttgcttttgcttttgagtTAGCTTATAATGTTCCTGCGGGATTGAACATAatagtggtaaagttattgtaGGAAGAGATTTTTGCATCATCTTTTGCTGCTGCAGCCTATTTGAAGTCCGTTGACttccccaaagagaaaaaggtaTGCATCTTAGTGATGGATAGTAAATTTACAGTACTTTTTATCAACATTTTGGTGATAGAGTAGTGGTGGAGCAG from the Phoenix dactylifera cultivar Barhee BC4 chromosome 14, palm_55x_up_171113_PBpolish2nd_filt_p, whole genome shotgun sequence genome contains:
- the LOC103717525 gene encoding phosphoglycolate phosphatase 1A, chloroplastic-like, yielding MTATTTNSRLYASHRSHSQLDGGKPQPPHIPLKISHTKSQLPYPSTNSPTLLKPQSAVGPMKPRKLSLLLKAHGKGESFEMLITGAVSHSFLALYSPSSSPRTLISPLLPKRRRLFSSLLPPSFSSSPSSVARRTLGRRNSTMSASSAVRGSAQKLENADGLIDSVETFIFDCDGVIWKGDSLIDGVPETLDMLRSKGKRLVFVTNNSTKSRKQYGKKFETLGLSVNEEEIFASSFAAAAYLKSVDFPKEKKVYVIGEDGILKELELAGFQYLGGPVDGEKKIELKPGFYMEHDENVGAVVVGFDRYFNYYKVQYGTLCIRENPGCLFIATNRDAVTHLTDAQEWAGGGSMVGALCGSTQREPIVVGKPSTFMMDYLSNKFGILKSQICMVGDRLDTDILFGQNGGCKTLLVLSGVTTLQMLQSPNNSIQPDFYTNKISDFVTLKAATV